One Mixta gaviniae genomic window carries:
- a CDS encoding inorganic phosphate transporter → MSDHGAFARYTTRFPSLYPQPSGRRQRVSLLLVGLLSMAGICWMMTQLSADIRDAFGGAPPFVSALLLCGALLLALGFVFINGMHDTANAVTTVIYTGTLSPARAVLISAIANMLGVLLASGVVAWGVMSLLPAEGMIALDSRHGYALIYALLLAAIVWNLASWYFAIPSSSSHALLGAMLGVGVASSLLNGQGALAGIDWRQAGWAGWALLLSPLLGFLAAALLLRLMKVLLPLSLTASGAPAERPPLWLRGMLILTSSGVSFAHGANDGQKGMGLMMVILLIALPGAFALNRAMPERELADLTLLTTQAQAQLPQRAGLSLTSAQAILDNSRQQQGARDGVLPALGAMTASLHQQLSGIKRLSELPPAETAALRLRMTLTADALQRLLAQENPLSGSQRALLASLTAQLKHASSVIPWWVKIVVALALGLGTLTGWQRIAITIGERTGKAPLTPIQGASSELVAMTTLGVAEQFGLPVSTTQVLTCGVAGSMVASRSPLQPRTLKRMGLVWLLTLPVCALLSALLYALFIAL, encoded by the coding sequence ATGAGTGATCACGGCGCTTTTGCGCGCTATACAACCCGCTTTCCCTCGCTCTATCCGCAGCCTTCCGGCAGACGGCAGCGCGTCTCTCTGCTGCTGGTCGGGCTGCTGTCGATGGCCGGCATCTGCTGGATGATGACGCAGCTCTCTGCAGACATACGCGACGCCTTCGGTGGCGCCCCGCCGTTTGTTTCCGCCCTGCTGCTGTGCGGCGCGCTGCTGCTGGCGCTGGGCTTTGTATTTATTAACGGCATGCACGATACCGCTAACGCCGTTACCACGGTTATCTATACCGGCACGCTTTCTCCCGCCCGCGCGGTGCTGATTTCCGCCATCGCCAATATGCTCGGCGTGCTGCTGGCCAGCGGCGTGGTCGCCTGGGGCGTGATGTCACTACTGCCGGCGGAGGGGATGATCGCACTGGATAGCCGTCACGGCTACGCGCTGATTTACGCGCTGCTGCTGGCGGCGATTGTCTGGAACCTCGCCAGCTGGTATTTCGCGATCCCCTCGTCCTCTTCCCATGCGCTGCTGGGCGCGATGCTCGGCGTCGGCGTCGCCAGCAGCCTGCTGAACGGTCAGGGGGCGCTGGCAGGCATCGACTGGCGTCAGGCGGGCTGGGCCGGCTGGGCGCTGCTGCTGTCGCCGCTGCTGGGCTTTCTCGCCGCTGCCCTGCTGCTGCGGCTGATGAAGGTACTGCTGCCGTTGTCGCTCACGGCATCCGGCGCGCCGGCGGAACGCCCTCCGCTCTGGCTGCGCGGTATGCTGATCCTGACCAGCAGCGGCGTTTCGTTTGCTCACGGCGCTAACGATGGTCAGAAAGGCATGGGGCTGATGATGGTGATCCTGTTGATCGCGCTGCCGGGCGCTTTCGCCCTCAACCGCGCGATGCCGGAACGCGAACTGGCCGATCTGACGCTGCTGACGACGCAGGCGCAGGCACAGCTGCCGCAGCGCGCCGGCCTCTCACTGACGTCGGCGCAGGCGATACTGGATAATTCGCGCCAGCAGCAGGGAGCGCGCGACGGCGTGTTACCGGCGCTGGGGGCGATGACCGCCAGCCTGCATCAGCAGCTGAGCGGGATAAAACGGCTCAGCGAGCTACCACCGGCAGAAACTGCGGCGCTGCGCCTGCGTATGACGCTGACTGCCGACGCGCTACAGCGGCTGCTGGCGCAGGAGAACCCGCTCTCCGGCAGCCAGCGCGCGCTACTGGCCAGCCTGACCGCGCAGCTTAAGCACGCCAGCAGCGTGATCCCGTGGTGGGTAAAAATCGTGGTGGCGCTGGCGCTGGGGCTTGGCACGCTGACGGGCTGGCAGCGCATTGCCATCACTATTGGTGAGCGCACCGGTAAAGCGCCGCTGACGCCGATACAGGGCGCCAGCAGCGAGCTGGTGGCCATGACCACGCTGGGCGTGGCAGAACAGTTCGGCCTGCCGGTCTCTACCACTCAGGTGCTGACCTGCGGCGTAGCGGGTAGCATGGTGGCGAGCCGCAGCCCGCTGCAGCCTCGTACCCTGAAACGCATGGGACTGGTGTGGCTGCTGACGCTGCCGGTCTGCGCGCTGCTCTCCGCCCTGCTTTATGCGCTGTTTATCGCCCTGTAG
- a CDS encoding DUF481 domain-containing protein, with protein sequence MLFFTFARLSRSAVWLAALYCGGAAGDTVWLHNGDRLSGTVRSLSDGKLVMDTDWGGTLSLNWSAVSTLSSQHAITLRNSQTGENYSVRLAAAEPGYLTVLRDRREEEKVPVSRIDEFMKARVKSDRLNWTGNIDAGVDLKHASTQTQDTRFAFNSKLSQGKWRHNLGATWNREKEDASVNTNNYSLRYALDYTFREQFFWQGRASYKRDWVEDLSEQGLIGTGPGYQFWDDELGSFSLSLLAGAFSYGYNDGSVDSHFGASLRWDYQRYLHGKTLTLFSHGEAGHSLDEDGIFTLDAEIGLRYALTSWSTLNIGYARDFVSGTRDTLNERRFTTGLGVKW encoded by the coding sequence ATGCTCTTTTTCACTTTTGCCAGGCTCAGCCGCAGCGCTGTCTGGCTGGCCGCGCTTTACTGCGGCGGCGCGGCGGGCGATACCGTCTGGCTGCACAATGGCGACCGCCTCAGCGGCACTGTGCGTTCGCTTAGCGATGGCAAGCTGGTTATGGATACCGACTGGGGCGGCACGCTATCGCTAAACTGGTCCGCCGTTAGCACGCTCAGCAGCCAGCACGCCATTACGCTGCGCAACAGCCAGACCGGGGAAAACTACAGCGTCAGGCTGGCGGCGGCCGAGCCGGGCTATCTGACGGTGCTGCGCGACCGCCGGGAGGAAGAGAAAGTCCCGGTGTCGCGCATCGACGAATTTATGAAAGCCAGGGTCAAAAGCGACCGCCTCAACTGGACCGGCAATATCGATGCCGGCGTCGATCTCAAACACGCCTCGACCCAGACACAGGACACGCGCTTCGCCTTTAACAGCAAGCTCAGCCAGGGGAAATGGCGTCATAACCTCGGCGCCACCTGGAACCGGGAAAAAGAGGATGCCAGCGTCAATACCAATAACTACAGCCTGCGCTATGCGCTGGACTATACCTTCCGCGAGCAGTTCTTCTGGCAGGGGCGCGCCAGCTACAAGCGCGACTGGGTAGAGGATCTCTCAGAGCAGGGGCTGATTGGCACCGGTCCCGGCTACCAGTTCTGGGACGACGAGCTGGGATCCTTTTCGCTGTCGCTGCTGGCGGGCGCCTTCAGCTATGGCTACAACGACGGCAGCGTCGACAGCCATTTCGGCGCCTCGCTGCGCTGGGATTATCAGCGCTACCTGCATGGCAAAACGCTTACCCTGTTCAGCCACGGCGAAGCGGGCCATTCACTTGATGAAGATGGCATATTTACGCTGGATGCGGAGATTGGGCTGCGTTATGCGCTGACCAGCTGGTCGACGTTGAATATCGGTTATGCGCGCGACTTCGTTAGCGGCACCCGCGATACCCTCAATGAACGACGCTTTACCACCGGGCTGGGAGTGAAATGGTAG
- a CDS encoding L,D-transpeptidase family protein, with product MKKSLFAIASLAVALVAFSQQALAVVYPLPPANSRLTGENLEITIPQNSKLPLEAFAAQYQIGLSNMLEANPGVDVYLPQPGSKLIIPQQLILPDAPREGVVINSAEMRLYYYPKGTKTVVVLPIGIGELGKDTPINWTTTVQRKKAGPTWTPTKKMHEEYAARGETLPEIFPAGPDNPMGLYALYIGRLYAIHGTNANFGIGLRVSHGCVRLRADDIKWLYDNVPVGTRVQFIDQPVKATVEPDGSRYVEIHNPLSTTEEQFKSRAPVPITLTPAVSKVMSDASVNQAVVDQALKARSGMPVKINGVAEEAPTPQQPEIVQPQPVQPVAPQSAGNVAPDQTQQPEGVAAPVVNGNSGS from the coding sequence ATGAAAAAGAGCCTTTTCGCGATCGCTTCACTGGCAGTGGCACTGGTGGCATTCAGCCAGCAGGCGCTTGCTGTGGTTTATCCTCTGCCGCCGGCCAACAGCCGTCTGACCGGAGAAAACCTGGAAATCACCATCCCGCAGAACAGTAAACTTCCGCTGGAAGCCTTTGCTGCCCAGTACCAAATCGGCCTCAGCAATATGCTGGAAGCCAACCCCGGCGTTGATGTTTACCTGCCGCAGCCGGGTTCAAAACTGATCATTCCGCAGCAGCTCATTCTGCCTGACGCGCCGCGTGAAGGCGTGGTGATCAACAGCGCGGAAATGCGTCTCTATTACTACCCGAAAGGCACCAAAACCGTTGTGGTGCTGCCTATCGGCATCGGTGAGCTGGGCAAAGATACGCCGATTAACTGGACGACGACCGTTCAGCGTAAGAAAGCGGGTCCGACCTGGACGCCGACCAAAAAGATGCATGAAGAGTACGCCGCGCGCGGTGAAACCCTGCCGGAAATTTTCCCTGCCGGTCCGGATAACCCGATGGGCCTCTACGCGCTCTATATCGGCCGTCTGTACGCCATTCACGGCACCAATGCCAACTTCGGCATCGGCCTGCGCGTGAGCCACGGCTGCGTGCGTCTGCGCGCGGACGATATCAAATGGCTGTATGACAATGTGCCGGTCGGCACCCGCGTACAGTTTATTGACCAGCCGGTGAAAGCGACGGTTGAGCCGGACGGTTCACGCTATGTCGAGATCCACAACCCACTCTCCACCACCGAAGAGCAGTTTAAATCGCGCGCGCCAGTGCCGATTACCCTGACCCCGGCGGTGAGCAAAGTGATGAGCGACGCCAGCGTCAATCAGGCGGTAGTGGACCAGGCGCTGAAAGCGCGTTCAGGTATGCCGGTGAAAATCAACGGCGTTGCTGAAGAAGCGCCGACGCCACAGCAGCCGGAAATCGTGCAGCCGCAGCCGGTTCAGCCGGTGGCGCCGCAGAGCGCCGGCAACGTGGCGCCGGACCAGACGCAGCAGCCTGAGGGCGTTGCCGCGCCAGTGGTTAACGGCAACAGCGGCTCCTGA